The Caldisalinibacter kiritimatiensis genomic interval TTAAAGAATCACTGTTTAATATTATTGGAGACATATCGCCAGATAGTATTGTTTTAGATTTATATGCAGGGACTGGAAGTGTGGGAATAGAGTTTTTGAGCAGAGGAGCAAAACAATGTTATTTTGTTGATAGTAGTCAAGTGAGCATAAATACAATTAAAGAGAATCTTATAAAGACAAAACTTAACGAACAAGCTACTGTGATTAAGAATAATGTGTTAAATGTAATAAATAAGCTGCAATTAAATAATGTTGAGTTTGATTACATATTTATGGATCCTCCTTATAAAAAAAGGCTAGAAGTAGATACATTGGAAAAAATATATGAGAGTAATATTTTAAGAGAGAATGGGACTATTATAGTGGAGCATGACACTAAAACTGAATTAGATGAAAAAATTCTAGGTTTGGAATTGGTTGATTATAGGAAATATGGTAGGACTTCAATAAGTTTTTATAGGATAGGAGATGTGTAATATGACAGTAATTTATCCGGGGAGTTTTGATCCAGTTACTAATGGACATTTAAATATTATTGAAAGATGTTCCCAAAAGTTTGATAAAGTAATAGTAGTTATTTTAAATAATCCGGCTAAAAATCCTATGTTTACATCTGAGGAGAGAAAAAAATTACTACAGGAAGTAACAAAAGATTATGATAATGTTGAGATAGATATATATTCAGGATTATTAGTTGACTATGCAAAGCAAAAAGGTGTATCGGTTATAGTTAAAGGGTTAAGAGCAGTATCAGATTTTGAGTATGAAATGCAAATGGCATGTATGAATAGACACTTAGAAAACAATTTAGAAACATTTTTCTTAATGACTAATAATAAATATTCTTTTTTAAGTTCGAGCTTGGTAAAAGAAGTTGCAAAATTTGGTGGAGATATTTCAAGAGTAGTACCGAATGTAGTTGAAGATGCAATAAATGAAAAATTAAAGGGGGTATAATATGTGGATGTATTAAAGTTATTAGATGAGCTTGAAGACATTATAGAAGATAGTTCTTCAATACCACTAGCTGGGAAAATTGTATTGGACAAGGAAGAGGTATTAGAAGTTATTAAGGAGATAAGAATAAAATTACCTGATGAGGTTAAGCAAGCAGAATGGATAAAAGAGGAAAGACAAAGAATTTTAGTTGAAGCACAGAATGAAGCTGATAATATTGTTAATGAGGCTAAGGTACATATTGAAGAAATGATAGACCAAGATGAAATCACTAAAAAAGCTCAAGAAAGAGCAGAGGAGATTTTGTCTAAAGCACAGAAAAATGCAAAGGAAATTAGAATAGGAGCAAGAGAATATGCAGACCAA includes:
- the rsmD gene encoding 16S rRNA (guanine(966)-N(2))-methyltransferase RsmD yields the protein KESLFNIIGDISPDSIVLDLYAGTGSVGIEFLSRGAKQCYFVDSSQVSINTIKENLIKTKLNEQATVIKNNVLNVINKLQLNNVEFDYIFMDPPYKKRLEVDTLEKIYESNILRENGTIIVEHDTKTELDEKILGLELVDYRKYGRTSISFYRIGDV
- the coaD gene encoding pantetheine-phosphate adenylyltransferase yields the protein MTVIYPGSFDPVTNGHLNIIERCSQKFDKVIVVILNNPAKNPMFTSEERKKLLQEVTKDYDNVEIDIYSGLLVDYAKQKGVSVIVKGLRAVSDFEYEMQMACMNRHLENNLETFFLMTNNKYSFLSSSLVKEVAKFGGDISRVVPNVVEDAINEKLKGV